In Phaseolus vulgaris cultivar G19833 chromosome 10, P. vulgaris v2.0, whole genome shotgun sequence, a single genomic region encodes these proteins:
- the LOC137819550 gene encoding disease resistance protein RUN1-like, whose product MEFASSTSKLPKKYDVVINFNGEDIQRKFVSHLDSALSAVGFTTFLHHPNAHNPLHFQQPILNHSRVAIVVFTTAYSQSAWCLHQLQQIIKWHQTYCRHVLPVYYEIQPSDVRLQMGDFGKAFKATAEQAFSEQELEHGMSRWSHALTKAANLFGWDESNYRSDAELVDKIVKTVLHLPVLSATKFPVGLQSRVEDVIRTIKDKSTEVYTIGISGAGGSGKTTLAKAIYNQLSAKFIEGSFIEDIGQVSGTRADLRLEKQLLLDVLKTKVEIPSGEMGRRMIQERLSGKRVLIVLDDMPESGASLVWKWREWFSGGTVIIITTRDVDLLRILRVDSFFPLKPMNANESLELLSWHAFGEAKPKEEYNYLAKSVVSHCGGLPLALEVIGSCLFERTKEEWNSVLLKLEKIPLHHIQRKLKISLDGLRNEMEKDLFLDVCCSFFGKGRAYVTKILNGCGVDADTGIRVLIERSLIKVKKNNKLGMHPLLQEMGREIIREISEEEFWMERKLQFDDAEYVLTDNSGTNSRAVPVKLRSARREPSRLLKLAGDSKYLFGKLRWTSLQRFSAKYLSNHFLHYAIAIELKHSLLQFVWKEPQVLRWLKVLNLSHSKYLTETPDFSGLPSLEQLILKDCPGLREVHQSIGGLCNLTLLNLKDCTSLSILPREIYMLKSLKTLIFSGCLMIDRLEKDTVQMESLITLIAENTAVKQVPFSIVRSKSIGYISLCGFERLPRNLFPSIIRYWMSPPMNSMSFIHSFYMDMEDNSWDDITPSLSSLTKLRSILVQCDTEFQLSKQVQNILVEYFATITESSISKQHFRSSFIGVGAYHEFFNSVSDYISEVSTSSESCDVSLPGDNDPYWLAHMGEEHSVSFTVPLDRDFKGMVLCVVYSSTPEIDATECLRSVLIVNYTQCTLHIHKHGTVISFNYIDWQGIMSNLGSGDKVEIFLSFGHGLVVKKTVVYPICGESH is encoded by the exons ATGGAATTCGCCTCTTCAACATCAAAACTCCCAAAGAAGTACGATGTGGTCATAAACTTCAATGGAGAAGACATCCAAAGGAAATTTGTGTCTCATCTCGATTCTGCCCTCTCTGCTGTTGGCTTCACCACTTTCCTTCACCACCCCAATGCACACAACCCACTTCACTTCCAACAACCTATTCTCAATCACTCTCGTGTAGCCATTGTTGTTTTCACAACAGCCTATTCTCAATCTGCTTGGTGTCTTCATCAGCTTCAACAAATCATCAAATGGCACCAAACTTATTGCAGACATGTTCTGCCCGTGTATTACGAAATTCAGCCATCTGATGTACGACTTCAGATGGGTGATTTTGGTAAAGCCTTCAAAGCAACTGCAGAGCAAGCATTCTCAGAACAAGAACTGGAGCATGGCATGTCCAGGTGGAGCCACGCACTCACCAAAGCTGCAAATTTATTTGGATGGGATGAGAGCAATTACAG GAGTGATGCTGAATTAGTCGACAAAATTGTTAAGACCGTTCTTCATTTACCAGTCTTGTCTGCTACTAAATTTCCAGTTGGATTACAATCCCGTGTGGAAGATGTGATTCGAACTATAAAAGATAAATCCACGGAAGTTTATACGATAGGGATAAGTGGAGCGGGAGGATCTGGTAAAACCACCCTGGCCAAAGCAATCTACAATCAACTTAGTGCTAAATTCATAGAGGGAAGTTTCATTGAAGATATTGGGCAAGTTAGTGGAACAAGAGCGGATCTTCGTTTAGAGAAACAACTTCTTTTAGATGTCCTAAAAACAAAGGTGGAGATACCTAGCGGTGAGATGGGGAGAAGAATGATTCAGGAAAGACTTTCTGGGAAAAGGGTGCTCATTGTGCTTGACGATATGCCTGAGTCTGGTGCATCATTAGTATGGAAATGGCGTGAATGGTTCAGTGGAGGAACTGTAATAATCATTACAACAAGAGATGTAGACCTACTAAGGATTCTTCGAGTTGATTCTTTTTTTCCGTTAAAGCCAATGAACGCAAACGAGTCCCTTGAGCTTCTTAGTTGGCATGCATTTGGAGAAGCAAAACCAAAAGAAGAATACAATTACCTTGCAAAAAGTGTAGTTAGTCATTGTGGAGGACTACCTCTAGCTCTTGAAGTCATTGGAAGTTGTTTATTTGAAAGGACAAAAGAAGAATGGAATAGTGTTCTGTTAAAATTGGAGAAAATTCCCCTGCACCACATTCAACGGAAATTGAAAATAAGCTTAGATGGTTTACGCAATGAAATGGAAAAAGATTTATTCCTTGATGTATGTTGTTCCTTCTTTGGTAAGGGCAGAGCCTATGTTACCAAGATCCTAAATGGCTGTGGAGTAGATGCTGATACTGGAATAAGAGTTCTGATAGAACGTAGCCTCATAAAAGTTAAAAAGAACAACAAACTTGGAATGCATCCTTTGTTACAAGAAATGGGAAGAGAAATTATTCGTGAAATTTCAGAAGAGGAATTTTGGATGGAGAGGAAACTGCAGTTTGATGATGCAGAATATGTGTTGACAGATAATTCA GGGACAAACTCTCGAGCAGTGCCTGTGAAACTGCGTTCAGCCAGAAGAGAACCATCAAGACTGCTGAAACTGGCTGGAGATTCCAAATACCTTTTTGGGAAACTGAGATGGACCAGTTTGCAACGGTTTTCTGCAAAATACCTATCTAACCACTTTCTGCATTATGCAATAGCGATTGAATTAAAACACAGTCTTCTTCAATTCGTCTGGAAAGAACCACAG GTTTTGAGGTGGCTAAAAGTCCTTAATCTTAGTCACTCCAAGTATTTAACAGAAACGCCTGACTTTTCCGGACTACCAAGTCTTGAACAGCTGATTCTCAAAGATTGTCCAGGATTGCGCGAGGTACACCAATCTATTGGAGGTCTCTGCAATCTTACACTGCTAAATTTGAAGGACTGTACAAGTCTGAGTATTCTCCCCAGAGAGATATATATGttgaaatctttaaaaactctcaTTTTCTCTGGGTGTTTGATGATTGACAGATTAGAAAAAGATACAGTTCAAATGGAATCCTTGATAACTCTAATTGCTGAAAATACAGCTGTTAAACAAGTGCCCTTTTCAATTGTAAGATCAAAAAGTATTGGATATATATCCCTATGTGGATTTGAGAGATTGCCACGTAATCTTTTTCCTTCTATCATTCGGTATTGGATGTCACCACCAATGAATTCCATGTCTTTTATTCATTCGTTTTACATGGATATGGAGGATAATAGCTGGGATGATATTACGCCATCGCTTAGCAGCCTGACAAAACTTCGAAGTATTTTGGTGCAATGTGACACGGAGTTTCAACTATCTAAGCAAGTGCAAAATATTCTGGTCGAATATTTTGCAACTATTACCGAATCAAGCATTTCAAAGCAGCACTTCAGGTCTTCTTTTATTGGTGTTGGTGCATACCATGAATTCTTCAATTCTGTCAGCGATTACATATCTGAG GTATCGACAAGCAGTGAGTCATGTGATGTTTCTCTCCCAGGTGACAATGATCCTTATTGGTTGGCCCATATGGGTGAGGAACACTCTGTTTCTTTCACTGTGCCTCTAGATCGTGACTTTAAGGGAATGGTTTTGTGTGTTGTTTATTCATCAACCCCTGAAATCGATGCAACTGAATGTCTTAGAAGTGTCTTAATTGTTAATTACACACAGTGCACATTGCATATACACAAGCATGGCACAGTAATTTCCTTTAATTATATAGATTGGCAGGGTATAATGTCAAATTTAGGATCTGGAGACAAGGTGGAGATTTTTTTGAGTTTTGGTCATGGATTGGTTGTCAAGAAAACCGTTGTCTATCCCATATGTGGTGAATCACATTAA